One Metopolophium dirhodum isolate CAU unplaced genomic scaffold, ASM1992520v1 scaffold1, whole genome shotgun sequence DNA segment encodes these proteins:
- the LOC132953173 gene encoding 52 kDa repressor of the inhibitor of the protein kinase-like gives MSEKRPNVFSVFNLKKKKVESVDGCNNIEIKKDSLLPDGIEVDNPNLLKNETLKSTNLGKLVTAPMLKFKNAKNDFNKHSKTEYHLLSVQRANDFLINFESGFEKTVDVLFDKHLQQSIESNKKRLIPIVKTILFCARNNLPLRGHREAGSLSLESVRSSCTVGEQGILRALLAFRVDSGDTELQRHFETSPKNCTMISPKVQNEIIDVIGDVIVGKIVERVKQFRFFSLLCDETTDISTTEQMTVCIRYVDTSSWILREDFLGFVKMTSTTGLAIKDAILIKLKEVGLSIDNLRGQGYDGGANMSGKHNGVQSLILNEQPLAFYTHCFSHSLNLCLYKACNVPSVKNMMGIVSSIAAFFSASAKRADKLKSVILGDSNNSQKKEKLKTLCEIRRIERHDALITFKQLYVYVVHALEDISHDPNPESSCKAALYLNSVTKIDFLVALEVTVTCFAYTLQLSISLQSKQQDISKALSDVMVIRSALEELREGADGHFKQIFKDVSDIANLANVEICMPRICGRQTQRININSKDPETYFKVSVFLPFLDFILQELDARFNQRLSDIIPLQGLIPSNFSMYDDETILKASIYAQDLSTDDDSILKAELRIWRHQWKNMQIIPDSAIVTLPHCTAIVPNIKILLQLFATLPVTSATPERTFSTLKRLKTYLRSTMSEERLNGLALTNINKKEQLSEDEIIKLFSKKAPRRMQLEDWSK, from the exons ATAGAAGTTGACAatcctaatttattaaaaaatgagaCCCTGAAAAGTACA aaTTTGGGAAAATTAGTAACTGCACCTatgttaaagtttaaaaatgctAAGAATGACTTCAACAAACATTCAAAAACAGAATATCATCTTCTTTCTGTTCAAAGAGCAAATGACTTCCTAATCAATTTTGAAAGTGGGTTTGAAAAAACAGTTGATGTACTCTTTGATAAACATCTACAACAATCGATTGAAAGCAACAAAAAAAGGCTGATACCAATTgttaagacaatattattctgTGCTAGAAATAATTTACCGTTGCGTGGTCATCGAGAAGCTGGTTCTTTATCATTAGAAAGTGTGAGAAGTTCTTGTACAGTTGGTGAACAAGGTATTCTTCGTGCACTTCTGGCTTTTCGTGTCGACAGTGGTGATACAGAACTTCAAAGACACTTTGAAACTTCCCCTAAAAACTGCACAATGATCAGCCCCAAAGTCCAGAATGAAATAATTGATGTAATTGGTGATGTAATTGTAGGGAAAATAGTTGAACGAGTCAaacaatttcgatttttttcattactatGTGATGAAACTACTGACATTAGCACTACTGAACAGATGACAGTATGTATACGATATGTAGATACGTCATCTTGGATACTTAGAGAAGATTTTCTGGGATTTGTAAAAATGACTTCAACTACTGGTTTAGCAATAAAAGatgcaatattaataaaacttaaagaaGTTGGTCTTAGCATAGATAATCTTAGAGGACAAGGTTATGATGGAGGAGCAAACATGTCTGGTAAACATAATGGTGTCCAAAGTCTAATTTTAAATGAGCAACCACTAGCATTCTATACGCATTGTTTTAGCCACTCTTTGAACCTTTGCTTATACAAGGCCTGTAATGTTCCCTCGGTCAAAAATATGATGGGAATTGTATCAAGTATTGCTGCTTTTTTTTCTGCTTCAGCTAAGAGAGCTGATAAATTGAAATCAGTTATTTTAGGCGATAGcaataattcacaaaaaaaagaaaaattgaaaacactGTGCGAGATACGTAGGATTGAGCGTCATGACGCATTGATTACATTTAAACAATTGTATGTTTATGTAGTGCATGCTCTTGAAGATATTTCACATGATCCTAATCCTGAAAGCTCATGCAAAGcagcattatatttaaattcagtgacaaaaattgattttctcgttGCACTTGAAGTTACAGTAACTTGTTTTGCCTACACTTTGCAACTCAGTATTTCTCTTCAGAGCAAACAACAAGATATTTCTAAAGCATTATCCGACGTAATGGTTATTCGCAGTGCACTAGAAGAGCTTCGAGAAGGTGCAGATGGAcactttaaacaaatttttaaggATGTTTCTGATATTGCAAATTTAGCGAATGTAGAAATATGCATGCCTCGGATATGTGGTAGGCAAACacaaagaataaatataaattcaaaagatCCAGAGACATACTTCAAAGTATCAGTGTTTCTTCCTTTTCTTGATTTCATCCTTCAAGAATTGGATGCACGATTTAATCAACGACTAAGCGATATAATACCTTTACAGGGACTTATTCCATCAAATTTTAGTATGTACGACGATGAAACTATATTGAAGGCTTCTATCTATGCTCAAGATCTTTCAACTGATGATGATTCTATTCTTAAAGCAGAGTTGCGCATTTGGAGACACCAAtggaaaaatatgcaaattataccAGATTCGGCCATTGTTACCTTACCCCATTGCACAGCTATCgtaccaaatattaaaatactcttACAATTGTTTGCAACATTGCCAGTCACCTCAGCCACACCCGAACGTACGTTTTCAACACTAAAAcgattaaaaacatatttacggTCAACCATGTCGGAAGAACGACTCAATGGATTGgcattaacaaatattaacaaaaaagaaCAATTGAGTGaggatgaaataattaaattattttccaaaaagGCACCCAGAAGGATGCAACTAGAAGACTGGagcaaataa
- the LOC132953174 gene encoding uncharacterized protein LOC132953174 — protein MVTYKSKIKCKGRLHVCNDEIIKEFKHNHVPDCAKVEVCKAINELKEKAIERPDLRTRAVLGSISTSLTTSATAHLPKLSSLKRTIRRIRNEEDTSPPNPKSLSDLMIPQKYQLTNDEQPFLLYDSGPGEDRILLFSTERNLRLMENCKHWYADGTFSTSPSLFTQIYTIHGVQYSNVFPSVFALLPNKMESTYCRLFEALKSIKPELNPDTIMIDFEKAAMNAISKTFPVTKIRGCFFHFTQSVWRHVQQAGLQQKYTEDSEFALQIRMMTALSFVPVANVEQAFNDLMDTSYYTTNEELLTPMVNYFEDTWIGRMDRRNRRKPALFPINLWNCYAYLAENIPRTNNSVEGWHNSFSSTLNVIHPSIWKCIEAFKKEESLNKIHVEQFIAGHSMGVKRTYKDFAERLKNVCDDYHNRITEDYLRGIAHNFQLNVFA, from the exons ATGGTAACATACAAATCAAAA ATAAAATGTAAAGGACGTTTGCATGTTTGTAATGACgaaattataaaagaatttaaaCATAATCATGTGCCGGACTGTGCAAAAGTTGAAGTATGCAAAGCAATCAACgaattaaaagaaaaagctATCGAACGACCCGATTTAAGAACACGTGCAGTACTAGGTTCAATTTCGACATCT TTAACTACTTCAGCAACAGCGCATTTACCTAAATTAAGTTCTCTTAAACGAACGATTCGGCGGATAAGAAATGAGGAAGATACTTCACCACCAAACCCAAAATCACTAAGTGATTTAATGATTCCCCAAAAATACCAATTGACGAACGATGAACAACCATTTTTACTGTACGATAGTGGTCCAGGAGAAGACCGAATACTATTATTTTCGACCGAAAGAAATTTACGTCTTATGGAAAACTGTAAACATTGGTATGCAGACGGAACATTTTCGACATCGCCTTCATTGTTTACTCAAATATATACG ATACATGGTGTACAGTACAGTAATGTTTTCCCATCAGTGTTTgcattattaccaaataaaatgGAATCTACATATTGTCGCCTATTCGAAGCATTGAAATCAATAAAACCTGAATTGAATCCGGACACGATTATGATTGATTTCGAGAAAGCGGCCATGAATGccatttcaaaaacatttccaGTTACAAAAATTCGaggttgtttttttcattttacacaGTCTGTTTGGAGACACGTTCAACAAGCTGGACTTCAACAAAAATATACTGAAGATTCAGAATTCGCTCTACAAATCAGAATGATGACTGCCCTTAGTTTTGTACCTGTAGCTAATGTTGAACAGGCTTTCAATGATTTGATGGATACTAGTTACTACACAACAAATGAAGAACTTTTAACTCCAATGGTTAATTATTTCGAAGACACGTGGATTGGTCGTATGGACCGTAGGAACAGAAGAAAGCCAGCCTTATTCCCGATCAATTTGTGGAACTGTTATGCTTATTTAGCAGAAAACATTCCAAGAACAAACAATTCTGTCGAAGGTTGGCATAATAGTTTTTCATCCACATTAAATGTAATTCATCCTAGTATTTGGAAGTGTATTGAGGCGTTTAAAAAAGaagaatcattaaataaaatccaTGTTGAACAGTTTATAGCCGGGCATTCAATGGGTGTTAAAAGAACATACAAAGACTTTGCTGAAAggttaaaaaatgtgtgtgatGACTATCATAATAGAATAACAGAAGATTATTTAAGAGGCATAGCCCATAATTTTCAGTTAAATGTTTTTgcataa